A stretch of DNA from Schizosaccharomyces osmophilus chromosome 2, complete sequence:
tttattttattttattttattttattctatgAAATATTATTGCTTTCTGTAggtaaaaatatattaaaGTGATCAGTAGCTATTCTAATCCTTTCGATACAATTACTTGTAAAGATTGATCACGAAACAGCCATTCTATAAGTAGCAAAGAAAGTACTTTTATACATATGAACTAAATGATAATACTTATACACTAGccattgatttttcttttagaaaataaataatgcGATTGACTATATTAGCATTAATTGACTGATCGAAATATAGTATGCATTGAAATGCTATTTTTAGAATACGAACCAAAACTGCAAAGTTTTCGATGAACGTGATGCATAAACCTTCATGAGAAGTAACAAGTTATTAAATTAccataaataataataaaaaaataggCATCCgattttcataaaaactGTGCAGGGTTATGAAGTTTGGGAATACGGACAGTAAGTAGAGGAGCTATCATCTccgtttcttcaatatcTTTTCGattcaaaataaaggaaTCAAATTCATGAACCACAAGTGCCCACTCCACTAAAGCTTGACTGGCGTACACCAATTTGCTAGCATGAATCTCACTTAACGGAGCTTTAGCGTAATGAGCAGAAGCATTATTACTATTATACAGTAAAATTTTGGATTGAGTTGGCAAGACTCCGTGAGAGGAGTGTTCTATAATCGTCGAAAAGTTTTCTCTATTATTTGTTGACCCACTTGTATCGGGAGGAGACGGTATGAATGTAAACCGATGGCGAGgcttttgtcttttcctGTTTTGCATAACTTGCCTTAATAATAAGTTGTTTGTCATTGATGTCTGCTTTGAAAACTCGATGTCGGAATTATATCTGGACTTATTATTCACAAACGAACCAAAGACCTTCCTTAAGCCACTTGAGACAGTGTTTGAAATTGTCACCACATCAGTATATATATTGTCAATGATGTTTTCTTCGTTACGATCACCAGGGATTTCAAAGTCACCACTGTCATCACAATTATCCGAAGAGGGTTCAGAATTACAAACAATGACCAAGCGTCGCAGTGGAAGGGGTGCAGAAGGCTTCGCTGttggaattgtttttgaagaccTCAAACAACCTTGAGTATAACACTTGTATCCAGAATAACAATGCTTAAGCAATCTTTTTAAGCACAGAACGATTTCCGCTTTGAGTTCGGTTTCGCTTTCATCGTCGACCTTTAGTAGTCTCCAGCATAAAAACCGATGAAAATAAGCACGTACAAGGGAAAAATGATGCAGGAAGAGGTATTCAAACGTTTCTTGAACTAACAACCACCGAAAGCTGATTATTTTCTTATCTTCAAGGTCCAAGTACGGCCATATCGTATAGACAAACGTTATGCTCCTCACAATCGCCATGTGGTTTGATGTGCTGactaactttttcattgcttcaatccaaaaagaatatctGGGTCGATGGgaataatcaaaaaatatttcaaaCCAGCTTTCTGAGAGAGAGCAATACATAAAGGATGCTTGAAAATCATAAACGCGAATAAACTGTCCAACGCCTTGAAGTGTACACTCTAACACATCTAACAGTCGCAACTGTTGCTGTCTGCAAGCTTTCACTGCTACAAAAAAACCTTTCACGTGATCTGTAAGTTGCTGCAGCATAGCAATTGTAGTAGTAGTAACAGCGGGTTTCACTGCAAGTACCTCAGAAGGTGAAttaatttcattgttttttgaagtagGAAATTCGAGAAATGCACCAGTCGTAGGACATTTTCGCTCTGATAAGTTTACAGTGGTTAAACagatttgaagaagatagGCATGTAAATGAATGTATCCAGGGGAATAATAAATTATGTCAGAAGGAAGTTCAAAGGATAAGCTCTGTGCTAAATATGAATGATATTCCgcaagaaattcaaaaaataaccCACCTTTTGGTACATGAAAACGATGGAACCAATTTTCAGCAAATTCAATCGGCTGCCGTCCGTAGCCAATAGTAAACTCCATATCTAATTTCTCTAATCTCGTTGCGAACATAACAGAGTATAAATGCTTAGGAAAGAGTGGCGCCATATATTTCTCGGGatgatttgtttcattcctGTTAAGCtttgatgaaaagtatTTGACGAACTTTTTATCAATTTTGAGTGCTCTCAGAAAACGGTTTGCAAATTTTTCGAGTctaaaaaaggaaagaacCAATATTTTGGCACAAAACTTTACCAAGGTGTGTGGTAGTACcttttgagaaagaagatgtactacaaaagaaagggtatcaaacaaaattaaTTGATGTTCCATATTCAGTAGCTCGGAATTTTCAATCCCTTTCCAACATGAGTGCTCAGCAATGGTGACTATTGATTtgatataaacaaacctttCAGATAGTGCTACTTGAGTTGTTTCCAACAGTCGAATAAGGAAAGACCACCAAGTATAGAGAATATGGCGCGTCTTATCCAATTCCGGTTCCGTAATGCATCGCACAGAGAGACCATTCAAATAGGAAAATAGAAATTCACTTAAAATTGTTCCTCTTTGAGCATCTGTACAGCTAACAAATGCAATGAATTGTTCAACTAGCGGAGATTTTTCTGGAGAACCATTCACTCCATACGGAATATTTTTCTCAAAACTCTTCGATGTTCTAGAGGATTGACTTTCTAATGATTCACTGGAATGAGGAGACGGAGAACGAGACGACGAATACGAAGACGATGATGACGATCCATTAGAAGCTTCACGAGAAGCATTAGAAAGAGATGCTAATGCACCTTTCGTAAAATCGTTAGAAGGAGAAGTGGCTTGATCCgataaagaaagattgGGCTTTAGAGATTGGATATCTTCGAACGACTCAGACGGCGTAACCACGACAGAGGAAATTTCTGCCGGGGATTTTTCAGACTCTGCATGTGATGGCTTGCTGTTCGGAGGGCCCATAACAGTCATTAAAAGTTCATAGCGGCTATTTGTATCTGCCATGAGAACGAACTCTAAAAGAAGGCCGAATGAAAtctaataaaaaaagtagaGTGTgagtataaaaaaaaagattttagaaaatcatgagaaattaaataaatagaaaatggGGTTTCCTATCCAAcgaaatggatttttttttcaaaaaatgtgAGCAATTGCAAAAACCCGAATGAATCAAAATGTATGAGAAAGGAGAGTAAAACAGACAAATACAATCACCGTGCTGAACAACACCGAGCAATGCTAATGGAATTCCAGGGTTTTGGGATCAATGAGATGGGTATACAATGCGTCAAAAGAGACCGtcaaatataaaagaatgatgaaaaaagagtgattgattattttctattaatTAGCAtaccaaaataaaaagtagATGGGACGAAGGTGGGTATGTGGtaattgaaagaaacttATCGGCTAAGCTGGTTTATCTCATACAGCATTGTGCATACCAACAACACTAGTCAAACGTACATTCATACAATTCCTAATCATTAGGAccgaaaagaaacatatatatacatatatatatatctttaGTTACATATTTCTaaaagaagctttaaaTAAAGGCTTACTTTCCTCTGTAATATAAGAGGGGGTATTGTTTGTACGACTAAATAAACTTAACCTTTGCATACGCCTACCGGTAAGAAAACGGACTCGAATTGTGGATTCAGTTTGATTCTATTTTCGAATTCAATACAGAAATTTGCCATTAGCAAGGGGAAGTTATTTACATTGTGGAAAGTGAATGGTGGCATTGAATGGATGAGGTGAAAGTGAGCAAAAGGAGTGAACTATGCGTTTTAAATtgaatgattctttttctggaAAGAGCTGGACAATCGAAAATGTTTACTGGACTCCGCAGGACTTGGTTGCTTGGATTATAAAGCTTGATATCGATCTAAGCGATGATGCGAAATTGTTGCTTTCAAATGGCATGTCCTTGAATGAGACATTACTAAACGATGACAGTAACGTAGTGATTTACGTTCTTGACGAACACTTGCTCAAATTTAGTCTTCAAGACGATGTACCCTCTCTTCCCGGTCTTGAAGAGGCTAGTTTCGTTGACAGCTTACCTAATTTTGAGgatgagaaagaaaaatttgtttcttttgcatggaaagaaaagctgTACGAACGTCGTCAGGAAATTGCTGATTTTATCCATGaatcaaataaattatatgAGGAACTGACACTTCATCATGATCAGATGACCACTAGTCTGAGTGCTCCAAATGTAGCGATGAATTACTTGCAAAGGCGTCAGGCTGGTATGAAGGAGCTAATGGTTGTCTTTTATGAGCGATTAGAAAAGGTCTCTATTAATGAACTTCTCCATGACTTTTTGGCTATGCCAGTCGGTTCTTTGCCCATTAATACTCATAAACTTTTATCTCCAAACTGGGCCAAATTGGATGCTTGGTTGTCCTCAATCTCTTCTCGATATTCTGAAGCTCAAAAACGTGTTCAGCAATGTATAACGGCTACAAATACTATTGATATTTCCTCTCCAAAAGAGCATCCTTCCATGGAAGAAACCTATTCCTTATTTCAGGCTATCAGCAGTTTCTCTGAAACAATAAATTCCGATTTAATGGATATGTTGGAACACTGTTCAGAACTGACGAAGACCCCATCTTCCCTAGATAGTAGGCTTCAAGCTCATATTCACCACGTACAAAAACTGACGGCTCTGATAAATGACTTGCATGATCACGCGTGCTCTTTTTTCGAATCTAGAAAATCATCCTTGATCACGttaaaatctttttggcttactttttttaaagtttCTGTCAAGTATGACGCCTTATACGAATATTTACGACATGTCGCTGAGGAATTAGACCGAAGTAAATTAATTATTTCTCAGTctcaaaatatttattctctttttgctGACATTTTAATGGAAGCTCTACGAAGAACTGAATGGCAAGCATCCTATAATGCAAACCACGGCAGTACCCTTCCCATAGATCAGGAGAAAGAGTCGAATACCCGAAAAGCCTGGCTGAGTCAATTCTCTAATTTCTTATTTAATTATGACCAGTTAAGGTATCTTCCTACAATTACACGAAGCGAACTGTCTTCCTTCCTAATCAGTCTTCGAGCTGAACCCAAatatcaaaattttttgcaTATTCTTAGCAATCGTCTTTCAGAGTCGCTCGGATTTCCTAATCCTTTCCAATGTGATGCCTTGCCTAGTAATAATCAAGAAATTGCAACACTTCAAGAACGGTTAGCTATCTATCAAAACCGTTGTAATAATCTGGAAACTATATTGTTGCAACAACGAAATTCTCCAGTAATTGCGAATGTAAATGGCGTAGCACAATCAAACGCACCTCGCGCAGAGGTAATGGATGATGGTTCGCAGCCATTCTATCGAACGTCCCCCACTATTGTTCCTATTAACGttttaagaaaaatctCTCAACGTAAGACGTCAGTTTCAGAGGGTCTTGCATCTAAATATCAAGCAGAAATAGAACAAGTTCGTCATGAATTAAATGAATCTCTAAAGAGAAATAATGGTCTTTCTGAAGAAATTCATTCTAAAGAGGAGCGTGTTCGTTTCTTGGAAACAGAGAATGAAGAACTCTTAGCCAAGTATAATGAAAAACCTTCTCGTACAGatgattcttcaaaaaacgaTACATCGCAAAACGAAAACGGGGTTGTAAAGCTATCTCATgcttttgatgaaaaacaaaacttaATTTCGTTATGCTCAGTTTTTGAAGGCAAGGTTTCGAAATTACAGGAGGTTTGCGATGTCTTCAAGgatgaaataaatacgCTAAAACAGCAGGAAGAGTTTTCAGAAATGGCTAAAAACTCGCAACTGGTAAAGCAgcttttggaagaaagagaTTTAGCAactcaaaaacaaaagaaagtagaAGAGGTTGCTGAATCCAGAACAGAGCAATGTAAGCTTTTAActcaaaagctttttacTTTAGTTTTCCGCTGTCATGAACTTAGGACCGTTTTGCAGGAATGCATTGAACAACCCGGCCAGGAAATGGATCGTGATGGTTTTTGTAATGGCTCTGAACGACAAATGCAATTCGGTTCCAAAGATTTACAATATTTGTATTGGATGAACAGTGGTGATGTTGATCAATCCTTCCAGGAGTTTATAACTAGGATGGCGTCTTTAGACATTGACTCATTTCATGACTATGTGGTGAATGTTCTCAGTGAAGCTCACAATAACGAGCTCCGCTGGAAGCGTGAATTTCAGTCTAATCGAGATAAAGCGTTGAAAGCCATACTAGAATCTCAGACGAAAGTTTCTTTGCGGAATTTTAAGCAAGGAAGTTTGGCCTTGTTTTTACCGACTCGTCGTCATATGCAAGGCCAGCGTATCTGGGCTGCGTTTAATGTTAATGCTCCAAACTactatttaaaaattcaaaacaacTCAAAGATTAACGCTCGTGAATGGGTTGTTGGAAGAATAACAACGATTGAAGATCATGTTGCTGACGGAACAATCGACAAATGGCTCAAGCTACCTATGGGTACTGTTTGGCATTATGTGGATGTCATTGATGAAAGACTTTGACAGAATTGTCTGAacaaattatatttatgaATTCGACTCAAGAATACAACACTCGTTATATCATCGTTTTAACGTTAATGTTCaatcaaaaatgaaaaatattttaataCAACGCTTATAATAAAAGACATAAACTGGTTGATGTTTATACTAGTATCTCTCTATTTTATGCTGACTTCAACTTATAAGTTAATATATCACATGAATTTTAGCATCCCTAATAATATTCTAATTACTGTAGAATTGCTATACAAACAGGTTGAGTGGAAGTATAAAGACAGCCTGGTACATGTAGAACCTACCATCCTCAGGTGAAGGTATTGGATCCCAAGCTTGAATACCGTTGCATTATGAGGAAGCTGAAATTGATCACATTTGATGCATTTGGTACATTATTACAATTAGCAAAGCCCGTACCATTTACTTATTATGAAACGGCCCAAAAATATGGAATCTCAGCGACCCTGGaggaaataaagaagaacagCGATCGTGGTATGGtagattttgaataaaatagCAATTGACTAAACAGGTTTTAGCTTTTGCAGAATTGAGTAAAACCCATAAAAACGGCGGGCTGAAAGATGTTCTGAATCCTCGTGAATGGTGGTTTGAGgtaatatatatttaatgaGACTAAGACATATCATATTGCATTCTGTTTTCGAAACCATGGATCAGAAGAGCGCTCACACATATATCTAGGTTATTAAGAGATCATTCCCGTGTCAAATTCCTAATACAATGGCAGAGGATCTGTGGAATCATTACTCTACGAAATCAGCTTATCGTATTCACCCGCTGTTTGAAGGctttttgagaagaaaCGCTCAAGAGAAGGGATACTCTATTGGCATTATCTCAAACACGGACGACCGTATTTATTCAGTGTTCAAAAGCTGTGGATTTGCTCATTTAATTGACGTTTATGCATTTTCTTATGACATTGGATGTCAGAAGCCGGAGAAAGGCATATTTGAATATGTCCGCAACAAGACCGGTGAATTAACTAGAGTAATTCCGGCCCCGAAGGAATGCCTTCACTTTGGAGATGATGTTTCAAAGGACGTTGAAGCTGCTAAAAATATAGGATGGCATGGAGAGTTTTGTGATATCTATACGAACTTTCCTAAGGTTATTCATGAAATAGAAAGCTCTTTTGGATCCGGATCCAAAGATTAACGCTTTTTATGAAGGAAGAAGCATTCGTATTTGACGAATTGGCATGCAATCGAACATGAATCAAGTCACTTTTTCACATACCCCAACACTTCATACAATCTGAGATGCTATTGTCTTTCCATTAGTGTTTTGTGTTTTAGATTCACAAAAAGACCATGTCTTGTGTCGTTTTGTGATGTTGCGACAGCTACAAGCATCCTGTAGGATTAACGCCATCCTAGCAACCTTGATATTTCAATGCACTAGAATCTTATTGAACTTtataattcatttttaaaccattttttttgtaaactaTGCTGTGtatgaatttgaaaagtcAAGAGAGCATAGACTGCATGCGTGATCTTTGCTAAAGTGAAGGAACTAGCAGCAAACGATTACCCATTATTTAAAACAGGCTATCTTCATggaattccaaaaaggaaCGTGCACATTTAAAGACACGCTTGAAAAACAGCAATATCCATTCATTTCCTCCTTGGttcctcttttgtttacactcATATAACGAGCATTTGCGCAATTCGGTTTCCTTTTAATGACACGCAGCGCAACAACTGTGACTTGTTTTACCTATTTAGATATATTACCAAAATATCCTGAATGATTCCGTACACCAACTAACAGATTTGAA
This window harbors:
- the atg11 gene encoding autophagy associated protein kinase regulator Atg11, with protein sequence MRFKLNDSFSGKSWTIENVYWTPQDLVAWIIKLDIDLSDDAKLLLSNGMSLNETLLNDDSNVVIYVLDEHLLKFSLQDDVPSLPGLEEASFVDSLPNFEDEKEKFVSFAWKEKLYERRQEIADFIHESNKLYEELTLHHDQMTTSLSAPNVAMNYLQRRQAGMKELMVVFYERLEKVSINELLHDFLAMPVGSLPINTHKLLSPNWAKLDAWLSSISSRYSEAQKRVQQCITATNTIDISSPKEHPSMEETYSLFQAISSFSETINSDLMDMLEHCSELTKTPSSLDSRLQAHIHHVQKLTALINDLHDHACSFFESRKSSLITLKSFWLTFFKVSVKYDALYEYLRHVAEELDRSKLIISQSQNIYSLFADILMEALRRTEWQASYNANHGSTLPIDQEKESNTRKAWLSQFSNFLFNYDQLRYLPTITRSELSSFLISLRAEPKYQNFLHILSNRLSESLGFPNPFQCDALPSNNQEIATLQERLAIYQNRCNNLETILLQQRNSPVIANVNGVAQSNAPRAEVMDDGSQPFYRTSPTIVPINVLRKISQRKTSVSEGLASKYQAEIEQVRHELNESLKRNNGLSEEIHSKEERVRFLETENEELLAKYNEKPSRTDDSSKNDTSQNENGVVKLSHAFDEKQNLISLCSVFEGKVSKLQEVCDVFKDEINTLKQQEEFSEMAKNSQLVKQLLEERDLATQKQKKVEEVAESRTEQCKLLTQKLFTLVFRCHELRTVLQECIEQPGQEMDRDGFCNGSERQMQFGSKDLQYLYWMNSGDVDQSFQEFITRMASLDIDSFHDYVVNVLSEAHNNELRWKREFQSNRDKALKAILESQTKVSLRNFKQGSLALFLPTRRHMQGQRIWAAFNVNAPNYYLKIQNNSKINAREWVVGRITTIEDHVADGTIDKWLKLPMGTVWHYVDVIDERL
- the ahk1 gene encoding MAP kinase cascade scaffold protein Ahk1, with the protein product MADTNSRYELLMTVMGPPNSKPSHAESEKSPAEISSVVVTPSESFEDIQSLKPNLSLSDQATSPSNDFTKGALASLSNASREASNGSSSSSSYSSSRSPSPHSSESLESQSSRTSKSFEKNIPYGVNGSPEKSPLVEQFIAFVSCTDAQRGTILSEFLFSYLNGLSVRCITEPELDKTRHILYTWWSFLIRLLETTQVALSERFVYIKSIVTIAEHSCWKGIENSELLNMEHQLILFDTLSFVVHLLSQKVLPHTLVKFCAKILVLSFFRLEKFANRFLRALKIDKKFVKYFSSKLNRNETNHPEKYMAPLFPKHLYSVMFATRLEKLDMEFTIGYGRQPIEFAENWFHRFHVPKGGLFFEFLAEYHSYLAQSLSFELPSDIIYYSPGYIHLHAYLLQICLTTVNLSERKCPTTGAFLEFPTSKNNEINSPSEVLAVKPAVTTTTIAMLQQLTDHVKGFFVAVKACRQQQLRLLDVLECTLQGVGQFIRVYDFQASFMYCSLSESWFEIFFDYSHRPRYSFWIEAMKKLVSTSNHMAIVRSITFVYTIWPYLDLEDKKIISFRWLLVQETFEYLFLHHFSLVRAYFHRFLCWRLLKVDDESETELKAEIVLCLKRLLKHCYSGYKCYTQGCLRSSKTIPTAKPSAPLPLRRLVIVCNSEPSSDNCDDSGDFEIPGDRNEENIIDNIYTDVVTISNTVSSGLRKVFGSFVNNKSRYNSDIEFSKQTSMTNNLLLRQVMQNRKRQKPRHRFTFIPSPPDTSGSTNNRENFSTIIEHSSHGVLPTQSKILLYNSNNASAHYAKAPLSEIHASKLVYASQALVEWALVVHEFDSFILNRKDIEETEMIAPLLTVRIPKLHNPAQFL
- a CDS encoding HAD superfamily hydrolase — encoded protein: MRKLKLITFDAFGTLLQLAKPVPFTYYETAQKYGISATLEEIKKNSDRAFAELSKTHKNGGLKDVLNPREWWFEVIKRSFPCQIPNTMAEDLWNHYSTKSAYRIHPLFEGFLRRNAQEKGYSIGIISNTDDRIYSVFKSCGFAHLIDVYAFSYDIGCQKPEKGIFEYVRNKTGELTRVIPAPKECLHFGDDVSKDVEAAKNIGWHGEFCDIYTNFPKVIHEIESSFGSGSKD